A portion of the Adhaeribacter radiodurans genome contains these proteins:
- a CDS encoding hybrid sensor histidine kinase/response regulator transcription factor, translated as MELNRNWRFHPGDNDLWADPAFDDSKWQVLDPTQDVHYLKQLRAAEIGWFRLQLQVDSSLLNIPLAMTLSQLGASEIYLNGKLIHRLGVVSLDREKEVLFNPNNAPYSLQFTGSSHQVLAVRYSFTKGNPYWNFLGIWGGNPILVIKVMQADVAIQDLVYSKSVVTSRLVGKAMFLFVLALLHLFFYITYPVKRVNLYYSLFTFSLAFGYFLEHVFRFMPREGSSYFIIGLICSLFFAQFMIWGLLAVYSHARQKPGTIFLFLLFCDLLYIISWKWPYEAGYYFFPFFILMSPLDAIRVSLLAIRNKIDGARVVFWGWLGFFVFWALFCLFYYQVLPNFQYAMAITLDLAVFCGAVTFSLVLAMEYAKTKKWLQASLLEVEVERLEAEKMRELEKTKSDLFSNISHEFRTPLTLINGILRKLRKEEERSTDLQEEYGLIQRNADRLLQLVNQFLDLSKLEAGHLQVDKKAGEIITFLDHLAGSFESLFESKEIIYQYALPAEPIQALFDADKVEKVLTNLLFNAFKFTAPGGKVNLRISAIVEAADRSQLELIVQDTGIGISKEQIPHIFKRFYQADASAMRSYEGTGIGLALVKELVELQEGTISVSSTIGVGTTFKVLLPLQLVTPEEIANPREQEVEPKQLENEIKPTTAAASETFMQDEGNSLPGILVVEDNADLRYFILGSLIGQYRVQEAANGQTGYELALEKIPDLIISDIMMPGMDGLSLCEKLKTNERTSHIPVILLTARADMGSKLAGLETGADDYLTKPFQVEELQMRIRNLIEMRRKLRERYRRSLTLQPSEVVVTSLDEKFLQKVISILEANLSNSDFDVEMFSREIGMSRVQLHRKLKALTDQSASEFVRTFRLKRAASLLEQQAGNISEVADSVGFNSIAYFTKCFKEHFGQKPSEFIAALNENKSTKPD; from the coding sequence GTGGAACTGAACCGAAATTGGAGGTTTCACCCAGGAGATAATGATCTTTGGGCTGATCCTGCTTTTGATGATAGTAAATGGCAAGTACTTGACCCTACCCAGGATGTTCACTACCTAAAACAGCTTCGCGCAGCAGAGATTGGCTGGTTCCGCCTTCAGCTACAAGTAGATTCCTCATTGTTGAATATTCCACTGGCAATGACACTGTCTCAATTAGGGGCTTCAGAAATTTACCTTAACGGCAAATTGATTCACCGGCTTGGGGTAGTTAGCTTGGATAGGGAAAAAGAGGTATTGTTCAATCCTAATAATGCTCCGTATAGTTTGCAGTTTACAGGAAGCAGCCATCAGGTGCTGGCAGTAAGGTATTCTTTTACGAAAGGTAATCCCTATTGGAATTTTTTGGGTATCTGGGGTGGGAATCCAATTTTGGTAATAAAAGTTATGCAGGCGGATGTGGCAATACAGGATTTAGTATATTCAAAATCGGTTGTTACCTCCCGTTTGGTGGGTAAGGCTATGTTTTTGTTTGTATTGGCTTTGCTTCACCTTTTCTTTTATATAACCTACCCGGTTAAGCGGGTAAACTTATATTATAGTCTATTCACGTTTAGTTTAGCTTTTGGTTATTTTCTGGAGCACGTCTTTCGTTTCATGCCCCGGGAAGGATCTTCTTACTTTATTATTGGACTTATCTGTTCCCTTTTTTTTGCCCAATTTATGATTTGGGGATTACTGGCCGTTTACTCCCACGCCCGGCAGAAACCAGGTACCATCTTCTTGTTTCTATTATTTTGCGATCTGCTCTACATCATTAGTTGGAAATGGCCTTATGAAGCAGGATATTATTTCTTTCCTTTCTTCATTTTAATGAGTCCTCTGGATGCCATCCGAGTAAGCCTCCTGGCCATACGCAATAAAATAGATGGTGCCCGGGTGGTATTTTGGGGTTGGCTGGGTTTCTTTGTTTTCTGGGCCTTGTTTTGTTTATTCTACTATCAAGTTTTACCTAATTTCCAGTACGCCATGGCTATCACCCTGGACCTGGCTGTTTTTTGTGGAGCGGTAACCTTTTCGTTGGTGCTGGCAATGGAATATGCTAAAACCAAAAAGTGGTTACAGGCTAGCCTCTTAGAGGTGGAGGTAGAGCGTTTAGAAGCAGAAAAGATGCGGGAATTAGAAAAAACAAAATCGGATTTATTCTCCAATATTTCCCATGAGTTCCGCACTCCCCTTACTTTAATTAACGGCATATTAAGAAAACTGCGGAAGGAGGAAGAAAGATCGACCGATCTTCAGGAAGAATATGGCCTTATTCAAAGGAATGCGGATCGGCTGCTGCAATTGGTCAACCAATTTTTAGATTTATCAAAACTGGAGGCTGGCCATTTGCAGGTGGATAAGAAAGCGGGAGAAATTATTACTTTCCTGGATCATCTGGCCGGTTCCTTCGAATCCCTTTTTGAAAGTAAAGAAATTATTTACCAATACGCGCTTCCTGCTGAACCAATACAGGCCTTATTCGATGCGGATAAAGTAGAGAAAGTACTTACTAATCTGCTATTTAATGCCTTTAAATTTACTGCTCCGGGCGGAAAGGTAAACCTGAGGATTTCGGCAATAGTGGAAGCTGCAGATCGAAGTCAATTGGAATTAATCGTACAAGATACGGGAATTGGTATTTCTAAAGAGCAAATACCGCATATCTTTAAAAGGTTCTACCAAGCTGATGCCAGTGCCATGCGCTCCTATGAAGGCACTGGCATTGGCCTGGCCCTGGTAAAGGAATTGGTGGAACTACAAGAGGGCACCATCAGCGTCTCTAGTACAATTGGAGTGGGCACCACGTTTAAAGTTTTGCTGCCGCTACAGCTGGTTACTCCGGAAGAAATAGCTAATCCGCGGGAGCAAGAAGTTGAACCAAAGCAGTTAGAAAACGAAATTAAACCTACTACGGCAGCAGCCTCGGAAACTTTTATGCAGGACGAAGGAAATTCTTTGCCTGGAATATTGGTGGTGGAGGACAATGCTGATCTCAGGTACTTCATTCTCGGGAGTTTGATAGGCCAATACCGGGTGCAGGAAGCCGCTAATGGGCAAACAGGTTATGAACTTGCCCTTGAAAAAATCCCCGACCTGATTATTAGCGATATCATGATGCCCGGTATGGATGGGCTAAGTTTGTGCGAAAAGTTAAAAACAAACGAGCGCACCAGTCATATTCCCGTGATCTTGCTTACTGCTCGTGCCGATATGGGAAGTAAATTGGCAGGATTGGAAACTGGTGCTGATGATTATTTGACCAAACCCTTTCAGGTAGAAGAGCTTCAGATGCGCATCAGAAACTTGATTGAAATGCGCCGGAAATTGCGGGAGCGGTACCGCCGTTCACTTACCCTGCAACCTTCTGAAGTGGTGGTTACCTCCTTAGACGAGAAATTTCTGCAAAAGGTAATAAGTATTCTGGAAGCAAATTTATCCAACAGCGACTTTGATGTGGAGATGTTCAGCCGCGAAATTGGCATGAGCCGGGTTCAATTACACCGTAAACTAAAAGCCCTGACAGATCAGTCGGCAAGTGAGTTTGTTCGTACTTTCAGGCTTAAAAGAGCAGCCAGTTTATTGGAACAGCAAGCAGGAAATATTAGCGAGGTGGCCGATTCCGTTGGTTTTAACAGTATAGCCTATTTTACAAAGTGTTTTAAAGAGCACTTTGGCCAAAAGCCTTCTGAATTCATCGCCGCCTTAAACGAAAATAAATCAACCAAACCGGATTAA
- a CDS encoding glycoside hydrolase family 1 protein produces the protein MVASKKPHFKSFLMGGFEAACHVNGQGRRLDMIRQTQHDIQVEQDYALVKSQGFQTVRDGVRWPLIEKEPGVYDFSSLEPMAVAAQRLGMQVIWTLCHYGWPDDLDVFSPEFITRFAAFSQAVATFLSQYSDDTPFFTPVNEISYFCWVGGEVGTVYPYGKGRGYEMKLQLVRAALASMDAIWEVCPQARFVHVEPLIHVAVPPDQPELREAAHADHATQFEAYDIMAGMRHPELGGNAKYLDIIGCNFYHDNEWFYYGAYIPWHEETPDSNWVPLHQLIEKIYKRYRRPIIISETSHYGGNRPAWMRMIIREIQKVLIQDIPFLGVCLYPILDRSDWENDDHWHNSGLWDYSLGPEGRHLRVLAPDYAAEIQRAVQLFSSTATKELFSTST, from the coding sequence ATGGTAGCAAGTAAGAAGCCGCATTTCAAATCCTTTCTGATGGGCGGATTTGAGGCCGCCTGTCATGTGAATGGGCAAGGTCGAAGGTTAGATATGATTCGGCAGACCCAGCACGATATTCAAGTGGAGCAAGATTATGCGCTGGTAAAAAGCCAGGGCTTTCAAACGGTAAGGGATGGTGTACGCTGGCCCCTAATTGAAAAAGAACCGGGCGTGTACGACTTTTCCTCCCTGGAACCTATGGCCGTAGCAGCCCAGAGACTAGGAATGCAAGTTATCTGGACCTTGTGCCATTACGGCTGGCCCGACGACCTGGATGTTTTTAGTCCCGAATTCATTACCCGCTTTGCTGCTTTCAGCCAAGCAGTTGCTACTTTTCTAAGCCAATATAGTGACGATACACCTTTCTTCACGCCGGTTAATGAAATTTCGTACTTCTGCTGGGTGGGCGGGGAGGTAGGTACCGTTTACCCCTATGGTAAGGGTAGGGGGTACGAAATGAAGCTGCAACTAGTGCGGGCGGCTCTGGCCAGCATGGATGCCATTTGGGAAGTTTGCCCACAGGCGCGTTTCGTGCATGTGGAGCCCCTCATTCACGTGGCGGTACCGCCAGATCAACCGGAGCTGCGGGAGGCGGCTCATGCCGATCACGCCACCCAATTTGAAGCTTATGATATAATGGCGGGAATGCGGCATCCGGAATTAGGCGGCAATGCCAAATATCTGGATATTATTGGCTGTAATTTCTACCACGACAACGAATGGTTTTATTACGGTGCCTATATCCCCTGGCACGAAGAAACACCGGATTCCAATTGGGTACCGCTGCATCAGTTAATTGAAAAAATTTATAAGCGTTACCGGCGACCAATTATCATCAGCGAGACCAGCCACTACGGTGGTAACCGGCCAGCCTGGATGCGCATGATCATTCGCGAAATACAAAAAGTTTTAATCCAGGACATTCCTTTTTTGGGGGTATGCCTTTATCCGATCCTTGATCGCTCGGACTGGGAAAATGATGATCATTGGCATAATAGCGGCTTGTGGGATTATAGTTTAGGACCAGAGGGACGTCACTTGCGGGTCTTAGCTCCCGACTATGCGGCCGAAATACAACGCGCCGTGCAACTTTTTTCATCTACTGCTACCAAGGAGCTATTTTCTACCTCAACCTAG
- a CDS encoding bestrophin family protein gives MLIRRNLKFSVIFYYTWKSMLYYLLLAVAVYLLHDYFAIWKLHIPFTAISALSTALAIFLGFKTSNAYERWWEARQIWGSLVNYSRAWARQVITMIIPEGQAQAAAVKDLQYRMVYRHMAFVHALRVFLRKKHTYNEQGQEEIYEEPNEYSDTAAFLIPAEYHLFTRKHNPPNYLLELQGEDLRRAYDQGWLTDFRFVKLEETLVEFNNVQGRSERIKNTPFPRQYSFFSRVFVFIHASLLPFVFVEELGWASIPISITISFVFLCLDLIGERSEDPFENRLEDVPLTALSLTIETNLKEQWGDPDFPAKKHAPGGIVL, from the coding sequence ATGCTGATCAGACGCAATCTAAAATTTAGCGTGATTTTTTATTATACCTGGAAGAGTATGCTCTATTACCTCTTACTCGCTGTTGCCGTCTATCTGCTTCACGATTACTTTGCTATCTGGAAGTTGCATATTCCTTTTACCGCTATTTCGGCTTTAAGTACAGCCCTGGCGATCTTCCTGGGTTTTAAAACCAGCAATGCCTACGAGCGCTGGTGGGAAGCCCGGCAAATCTGGGGTTCGCTGGTCAACTATAGCCGCGCTTGGGCTCGGCAGGTCATCACCATGATTATTCCCGAAGGACAAGCACAAGCGGCAGCGGTTAAAGACTTACAATATCGTATGGTCTACCGGCACATGGCATTTGTGCATGCCTTGCGAGTGTTTTTAAGAAAGAAACACACCTATAATGAGCAGGGACAAGAAGAGATTTACGAGGAACCCAATGAATATTCCGATACGGCAGCTTTTCTGATTCCGGCTGAATACCATTTGTTTACCCGGAAGCACAATCCACCTAACTACCTGCTCGAACTACAAGGCGAGGATCTGCGAAGGGCTTACGATCAAGGCTGGTTAACGGACTTCCGGTTTGTTAAACTGGAAGAAACATTGGTTGAGTTTAACAACGTGCAAGGGCGCAGTGAACGCATTAAAAACACGCCCTTTCCCCGGCAGTATAGCTTCTTCTCGCGGGTATTTGTCTTTATTCACGCGTCCTTATTGCCTTTTGTGTTTGTCGAAGAATTGGGTTGGGCCAGTATTCCCATTTCCATTACTATTTCCTTTGTTTTCCTTTGTTTAGATTTAATCGGCGAACGTTCCGAAGATCCGTTTGAAAACCGGCTAGAAGATGTGCCTCTAACGGCTCTGAGTCTTACAATTGAGACGAATTTGAAAGAACAATGGGGAGATCCAGATTTCCCTGCTAAAAAGCATGCGCCTGGCGGTATTGTTCTCTAA
- a CDS encoding TetR/AcrR family transcriptional regulator — MLKINLNHKSYLRNPEVTILGQKIVAESIRLIDYLGFEEFTFKKLAQEINSTEASVYRYFENKHKLLIYLVSYYWVWLDYQISFQTNNISDPAQRLGIIIRILTEASLDNLQTTYIDEAALHRIVIADAAKAYLTKGVDEDNNAQYFREYKTLCRKIAAVLLEIAPNYPYPHTLISTVMEATHQQTYFVQHLPSLTDIKSGENTTGKVADFLKHLVFAAIAAYKI, encoded by the coding sequence GTGTTGAAAATTAATTTAAATCATAAATCTTACCTCCGGAACCCAGAAGTAACCATTCTCGGACAGAAAATAGTAGCCGAAAGCATTCGCCTGATCGACTATTTAGGTTTTGAAGAATTTACCTTTAAAAAGTTAGCCCAGGAAATTAACTCCACGGAGGCTTCGGTGTATAGGTATTTTGAGAATAAACACAAATTGCTGATTTACCTGGTATCCTATTATTGGGTGTGGCTCGACTATCAAATTAGCTTTCAGACCAATAACATTTCCGATCCGGCGCAGCGACTTGGCATTATCATTCGTATTCTAACGGAGGCCTCTTTAGATAATTTGCAAACTACTTACATTGACGAAGCCGCCTTGCACCGGATTGTTATTGCCGATGCGGCAAAAGCTTACTTAACCAAAGGAGTGGATGAGGATAACAATGCCCAATATTTTCGGGAATATAAAACGCTATGCAGAAAAATTGCGGCGGTTCTTCTGGAGATTGCCCCGAATTACCCGTATCCGCATACGCTTATTAGCACAGTAATGGAAGCTACTCACCAACAAACGTACTTTGTGCAACACCTGCCTTCCCTCACAGATATTAAATCCGGCGAAAATACAACGGGTAAAGTAGCTGATTTTTTAAAACATTTGGTTTTTGCGGCCATTGCCGCCTACAAAATTTAA
- a CDS encoding peptidase domain-containing ABC transporter, with the protein MDLTLLPAINKIVSQLQGLSAAPTLAKEPVTLPADKPASVPSFLAYLQEAAVKEKLIYILSEPTTAELPTILEHSKSPVILCQVIDYQVVPIVIQRQHNHYHVYRFTQSKPEKLIVNSVDEISRNCYQIPNRPESQTYLLTSLVHQPPGFTDTNQAKKPSHLGRLFKFLAVEKSQIGYIYIYAAIAGIISLSLPLGIQSIIGFVSGGQMSTSIVVLIGFIVVGIFAVGGLQIMQVYLVEHLQQRLFSRMSFDFAHRVPRLQLESLQSEQPVELMNRFFETLTLQKGIAKILLEFNAALLQILFGLILLSLYHSSFIIFGIFLAATLSLIIYATGNKGVQTSLVESKYKYQLVSWLQSMARAIYTFKMASYSNLGMQQTDYITSQYILARRQHFSVLMTQYWGFIFFKSLITAGLLILGCYLVLQRQINIGQFVASEIIIILTMNSVEKIILKLDVVYDVLTGLKKITAVTDLPLEEARGLKITETETGSGLSVQAGHLAYHSPSEAQIKLHNVNLKINASEKVALTGISDAGKFTLSQILLGLTSGYEGRLAYNNLSLRDLDVVNLRSQMAAIIATDQIFEGTLLQNITCGESNITTQEVLEALEICQLSAYVQNLPKGLHTFLTGTDWQLPRSVVSKIMLARCLVRKPKLIVLDNNLLAINRAEKLPMLQALHQRLNCTLIIISHDKKIMQFCDRVLLMQEGTITHQGTYAAIQPHLPLTVLTETTV; encoded by the coding sequence ATGGATTTAACCCTTTTACCAGCCATAAACAAAATCGTAAGCCAATTGCAAGGGCTTTCTGCGGCTCCTACCCTGGCCAAAGAACCTGTAACTCTCCCGGCCGATAAACCGGCCAGCGTGCCTTCGTTTTTGGCTTACTTACAAGAAGCGGCCGTTAAAGAAAAACTAATATACATTTTATCGGAACCAACTACAGCAGAATTGCCAACCATTCTAGAACATAGCAAATCTCCCGTAATTTTGTGCCAGGTAATAGATTACCAGGTGGTACCAATAGTTATTCAGCGGCAGCATAATCACTATCACGTATATCGGTTTACCCAATCCAAGCCTGAAAAATTAATAGTAAATTCCGTAGATGAAATAAGCCGGAACTGCTACCAAATCCCAAATCGCCCGGAAAGTCAAACGTATTTGCTGACCAGTTTGGTGCACCAACCTCCCGGCTTTACCGATACGAACCAAGCTAAAAAGCCCTCGCACTTGGGGCGTTTATTTAAGTTTTTAGCCGTTGAAAAAAGCCAGATTGGGTACATATATATCTATGCCGCCATTGCGGGTATTATTAGTCTTTCTTTGCCTTTGGGTATTCAAAGCATTATCGGGTTTGTTTCGGGGGGGCAAATGTCTACCTCTATTGTGGTTCTTATTGGCTTTATTGTAGTGGGCATTTTTGCGGTGGGTGGGCTGCAAATTATGCAGGTTTATTTGGTAGAACATTTACAGCAACGCTTATTTAGCCGCATGTCTTTTGATTTTGCCCACCGGGTGCCCCGGCTGCAACTCGAAAGTTTACAGTCGGAGCAACCGGTAGAGCTCATGAACCGCTTTTTTGAAACGCTAACTTTGCAAAAAGGCATTGCCAAAATTTTACTCGAATTTAACGCCGCCCTGCTGCAAATACTTTTTGGTTTAATCCTGCTGTCTTTGTACCATTCTTCATTTATCATTTTCGGGATTTTTCTGGCGGCTACGCTTAGCCTAATTATTTATGCCACGGGTAATAAAGGGGTACAAACCAGTTTAGTAGAATCCAAATATAAATACCAGTTGGTAAGTTGGCTGCAGAGTATGGCCCGGGCAATCTATACCTTTAAAATGGCCAGCTACTCTAATCTGGGTATGCAACAAACCGATTACATTACCAGCCAGTACATATTAGCCCGTCGGCAGCATTTTAGCGTACTCATGACCCAGTACTGGGGCTTTATTTTTTTTAAATCGCTCATCACAGCCGGCTTACTTATATTGGGTTGTTACCTGGTTTTACAGCGGCAAATCAACATCGGGCAATTTGTGGCCTCCGAAATCATCATCATCTTAACCATGAACTCGGTAGAGAAAATAATTTTAAAATTAGATGTGGTGTATGATGTGTTAACCGGCTTAAAAAAGATTACCGCGGTAACGGATTTACCTTTAGAAGAAGCTCGGGGATTAAAAATTACCGAAACAGAAACTGGCTCGGGCTTAAGCGTACAAGCCGGCCATCTGGCCTACCACAGTCCTTCTGAAGCGCAGATTAAATTACACAACGTTAACTTAAAAATAAACGCTTCGGAAAAAGTTGCTTTAACGGGCATCAGCGATGCCGGGAAGTTTACATTATCGCAAATATTATTAGGCTTAACCTCGGGTTACGAAGGGCGATTGGCCTACAATAACTTATCGCTCCGCGATTTAGATGTGGTGAATTTGCGCAGCCAGATGGCCGCCATTATTGCCACCGACCAGATTTTTGAAGGTACTCTGTTGCAAAACATTACCTGCGGCGAAAGCAACATTACCACTCAGGAGGTGCTCGAAGCATTAGAAATTTGTCAGCTCTCGGCTTACGTGCAAAATTTGCCTAAAGGATTACACACTTTTTTAACCGGCACCGATTGGCAATTACCCCGCAGTGTAGTTTCTAAAATTATGCTGGCCCGCTGCCTCGTACGCAAACCCAAATTGATTGTTCTGGACAATAACTTATTAGCTATTAACCGGGCCGAGAAACTTCCCATGTTACAAGCCTTACACCAGCGTTTAAATTGCACCTTGATTATTATTTCGCACGATAAAAAAATTATGCAGTTCTGCGACCGTGTGTTGTTGATGCAAGAAGGAACCATTACCCACCAGGGTACTTACGCCGCTATTCAACCGCATTTACCTTTAACCGTGTTAACCGAAACTACTGTATAA
- a CDS encoding HlyD family secretion protein: MAPAVKNKEYPVQTHPHYSTADLLKTAPTGRTLALWCGGIFLVLCLALFLPWTQNIRSNGTLTALNPAGRPQTLQSVISGRIEKWHVQEGQTVQKGDTLISISEVKDKYFDPQLLQRLNEQIEAKRLSLLATQQKAKALEDQIANLKGGLTFSLNKARNKINQVKFKLQSDSAELVAAQADYKIAQVQLERQEALYQQGLKSLTELESRRLKFQEVRAKLQGYENKVASTRNELQNARIELNSLTAEYGEKTAKAESELSSTRGYAYTTDGELAKIKNEYANTKIRTSFYHLKAPQNGIVVKAMKAGIGETVKEGEAVATILPREAQLAVELFVKSMDFPLIRKGQHIRLQFDGWPALVFSGWPNSGFGTFGGRIAVIDNVATMGKYRILVVPDPQTEPWPEALRIGSGVYGWALLNDVPIWYELWRQLNGFPADYPTQETGATYAPKDKKELNALTDETSAE; the protein is encoded by the coding sequence ATGGCACCCGCTGTTAAAAATAAAGAATACCCCGTACAAACTCATCCGCATTACAGTACTGCCGATTTGTTAAAAACGGCTCCTACCGGGCGTACGCTGGCGCTCTGGTGTGGTGGCATTTTTTTAGTTCTTTGCCTGGCCTTATTTCTTCCCTGGACGCAGAATATCCGTTCTAATGGTACGCTTACGGCTTTAAACCCTGCTGGCCGGCCGCAAACGCTGCAAAGTGTAATTTCTGGTCGGATTGAAAAATGGCATGTGCAAGAAGGACAAACCGTACAAAAAGGCGATACCCTGATTAGCATCTCGGAGGTAAAAGACAAGTACTTCGACCCGCAACTATTGCAGCGGTTAAATGAACAAATTGAAGCCAAAAGATTGAGTTTACTGGCTACGCAACAAAAAGCCAAAGCCCTGGAAGATCAAATTGCTAATTTAAAAGGCGGCTTAACGTTTAGCTTAAATAAAGCCCGGAACAAAATAAACCAGGTAAAATTTAAACTGCAAAGTGACAGCGCCGAATTAGTAGCCGCCCAAGCCGATTACAAAATTGCCCAAGTGCAATTGGAACGCCAGGAAGCTTTGTATCAGCAAGGTCTTAAATCGTTGACTGAACTCGAAAGCCGCCGTTTGAAGTTTCAGGAAGTGCGGGCGAAATTGCAGGGTTACGAAAACAAAGTAGCCAGCACCCGCAACGAATTACAAAATGCCCGAATAGAGCTGAATTCTTTAACGGCCGAGTACGGCGAAAAAACCGCCAAAGCCGAATCGGAGTTAAGTTCCACCCGCGGCTACGCCTATACCACCGACGGCGAACTAGCTAAAATAAAAAACGAATACGCCAATACAAAAATCCGGACGAGCTTTTACCACTTAAAGGCTCCGCAGAATGGCATTGTAGTTAAAGCCATGAAAGCCGGTATTGGCGAAACTGTAAAAGAAGGAGAAGCCGTGGCCACCATTTTACCACGCGAAGCGCAGTTAGCCGTGGAGCTGTTCGTAAAATCCATGGACTTTCCATTGATCCGCAAAGGACAACACATTCGTTTGCAATTTGATGGCTGGCCGGCCCTGGTTTTTTCGGGATGGCCCAATTCGGGTTTTGGTACCTTCGGCGGCCGGATTGCCGTGATTGATAACGTAGCTACCATGGGTAAATACCGCATTCTGGTAGTTCCAGATCCGCAAACCGAGCCCTGGCCGGAGGCCTTGCGCATTGGGTCCGGCGTTTATGGCTGGGCTTTATTAAACGACGTGCCCATCTGGTATGAACTGTGGCGGCAGCTAAACGGCTTCCCGGCCGATTATCCGACCCAGGAAACCGGGGCAACTTATGCCCCGAAAGATAAAAAAGAATTAAATGCTTTAACCGATGAAACCAGTGCTGAATAA
- a CDS encoding TolC family protein: protein MKPVLNNYITQRALLVFSRVFSGQPLRAFLTKINQCKLLLLLGLLITGNPIRSQADTIKVVTFAAFYDQIKANHPVVRQAALLPKQAQQELRIARGNFDPQAISYYDRKNFKNQLYYENWNSMVKVPLWFGADLKAGYERNKGVNVNPEEKTPASGLTYAGISLPIGQGWLIDQRRATLRQAQLLINAAEADKIKIINKLLLEASKDYWDWVLAYQRWQLYQTAYNLSEVRYRGVSERARYGDLAAIDTVEARVDLINRQQLLQQSLTEFQNSGLIVSNYLWTPDQNPVELVSSAVPAFNESDLTLIPADTLQQLFRFAQENHPDLIKLGYKYKQLEIERRLAADKFKPKLNLEYNFLRQDFGLLVEQLNSTYFLNNYKLGVSFNYPLLLRSERGKWQLTRYKLTETDLALTQTQRDITTALQTTYNELQMLAAQIKTQETLVSQADILRRGEQTRFENGESSLFLVNTREMNVINQNVKFWELKTKYVKSIAFLYWSAGNMDHLE from the coding sequence ATGAAACCAGTGCTGAATAACTATATTACCCAACGGGCGCTATTAGTTTTTTCTCGGGTATTCTCCGGTCAACCACTTCGTGCCTTCTTAACAAAAATTAACCAGTGTAAATTGCTCTTGCTGCTAGGGCTGCTAATTACCGGTAACCCCATCCGCAGCCAGGCCGATACTATAAAAGTAGTAACCTTTGCGGCTTTTTACGATCAAATTAAAGCCAATCATCCGGTGGTGCGTCAGGCTGCTTTATTACCGAAACAGGCGCAGCAGGAACTTCGCATAGCCCGCGGTAATTTCGATCCCCAGGCCATTAGTTATTACGACCGCAAAAATTTTAAAAATCAATTGTACTACGAGAACTGGAATAGTATGGTAAAAGTACCCTTGTGGTTTGGTGCCGATTTAAAAGCCGGTTACGAGCGCAACAAAGGCGTAAACGTTAACCCAGAAGAAAAAACGCCTGCCTCGGGTTTAACTTACGCAGGTATTTCCCTGCCCATCGGCCAAGGATGGCTCATCGACCAACGGCGGGCCACCTTGCGCCAGGCGCAGTTGTTAATTAATGCCGCTGAAGCTGATAAAATTAAAATTATCAACAAATTACTACTGGAAGCCTCTAAAGATTACTGGGATTGGGTGTTAGCGTACCAACGATGGCAATTATACCAAACTGCCTATAACTTATCGGAAGTACGCTACCGTGGAGTGTCCGAACGGGCCCGGTACGGCGATTTAGCTGCCATAGATACCGTAGAAGCCCGAGTTGATTTAATAAACCGGCAGCAATTGTTGCAGCAATCCTTAACCGAATTCCAGAATAGCGGCCTGATAGTTTCAAACTACCTCTGGACTCCGGATCAAAATCCTGTAGAATTAGTTTCATCAGCTGTACCGGCGTTTAATGAATCTGACTTAACCCTGATACCCGCGGACACGCTGCAGCAACTTTTCCGGTTTGCCCAGGAGAACCATCCGGATTTAATAAAACTGGGTTATAAATATAAGCAACTCGAAATTGAGCGCCGGTTAGCCGCCGATAAATTTAAACCAAAATTAAACCTGGAATATAATTTTTTGCGCCAGGACTTTGGCTTACTCGTAGAACAGCTGAACTCTACTTATTTTTTAAATAATTACAAATTAGGAGTGAGTTTTAACTACCCTTTGCTGCTCCGGAGCGAACGCGGCAAATGGCAGCTTACCCGGTACAAGTTAACTGAAACCGATTTAGCGCTAACCCAAACCCAACGCGATATAACCACCGCCCTGCAAACCACTTATAACGAATTGCAGATGTTAGCGGCCCAAATAAAAACCCAGGAAACCCTGGTTTCTCAAGCTGATATCTTGCGCCGGGGCGAACAAACCCGGTTCGAAAACGGCGAAAGTTCTTTGTTTTTAGTAAATACCCGGGAAATGAATGTAATTAACCAGAATGTAAAATTTTGGGAATTAAAAACCAAATACGTAAAATCAATCGCATTTTTATATTGGTCAGCTGGCAATATGGACCATTTAGAATAA